A part of Aspergillus oryzae RIB40 DNA, chromosome 7 genomic DNA contains:
- a CDS encoding uncharacterized protein (copper amine oxidase), producing MRLTISAAVLPSLLLLPCFLGDALAHPRPDPKTAWVRQGRRRKSSPRNLQVHSSMLSTCVESNATVIKAPKHNVWEGMTDEETASVVKWLFQQPTLNLTVTEGAGEWDNTIALVELMRPNKTDVLSYLDHQGPAPSRYAHVVLDNRATTDPHYADLLVGPLAITNQSTPSWTPLEYPYTRKTHGRVRNLDADYSTIYSEWLYKISASIADITLDLFNGTALGLDNDTLDIWGIDPLWQDDGRIIRWDTFWNMPTDEFDTGSILPLGLFFKSDVTGRDPSQWKLEGWLYNDIFYETTEAFRHAFFSTGFVKLKPNTEGPWAQTDQRGPILPQDKQQSPLMVAPSGARYSVDLDRKYVTWMDFSFYISFSRDTGVSVFDIRYKGQRVLYELGLQEALAHYAGNDPIQSSVAYLDSYYGFGPYAFELVKGYDCPVYATYLNSSFYVSETTHTHIDSLCVFEYDADYPIQRHSTSDYVSSTKNVYLTLRSVSTIGNYDYMTSYTFHMDGTIGVEVRASGYIQAAYYAHNEDFGYRIHDALSGSMHDHVLNFKADFDILGVNNSIELTTVAPVTRTFTWSGGRSRNTMTLERSILSSEDEGRFNWGPNGATMMHVINQDARNPYGEYRGYRVLPAAGTAHLTVQDSSNLAHAAHWAEYDIQVTRQHDHEPRAAHAYNSQDIHNPPVNFAEFFDGEPLNQTDLVVWLNLGMHHVPHTGDLPNTVFTTARSGVQFTPLNYLAGDPSRQTVNMVRVNYANGSATEVKTFGQAEEVCTVPITGIGEELWRYQGDVVVRKFPYNPNDPYYEMEGDA from the exons ATGAGGCTAACGATCTCCGCGGCAGTATTGCCTTCgttgcttcttctcccctgCTTCTTAGGAGATGCTCTAGCTCATCCGAGACCTGATCCTAAGACAGCATGGGTGCGTCAAGgtcggagaaggaagagttCCCCGCGGAACCTGCAAGTCCATTCGTCTATGCTCTCGACCTGCGTCGAGAGCAATGCCACTGTGATCAAAGCACCCAAGCATAATGTTTGGGAAGGCATGACGGACGAGGAAACAGCCTCTGTGGTTAAGTGGCTCTTCCAACAACCGACGCTGAACCTGACTGTCACGGAAGGCGCCGGAGAGTGGGATAACACGAT TGCCCTCGTCGAGCTGATGCGCCCCAACAAGACGGATGTTTTAAGCTATCTCGATCACCAAGGCCCAGCACCTAGCCGTTACGCGCATGTTGTCCTTGACAACCGCGCCACGACTGACCCTCATTATGCTGATCTTTTGGTCGGGCCTCTAGCCATCACCAATCAGTCTACCCCTTCTTGGACGCCATTAGAGTATCCTTACACGCGCAAGACTCACGGTCGAGTGCGCAATCTCGACGCTGACTATAGCACCATCTACTCTGAGTGGCTGTATAAGATTAGCGCATCCATTGCAGATATCACCCTGGACCTGTTCAATGGGACTGCATTGGGCTTAGACAACGACACTCTTGATATATGGGGGATTGACCCCCTCTGGCAGGATGACGGCCGGATCATCCGCTGGGACACATTCTGGAACATGCCAACGGATGAGTTCGACACCGGCAGCATCCTACCGCTGGGACTATTCTTCAAATCCGACGTGACTGGGCGTGATCCTTCTCAGTGGAAGCTTGAAGGCTGGCTTTACAACGACATCTTCTATGAAACGACAGAGGCTTTTCGCCATGCATTCTTCTCGACCGGATTTGTCAAGCTAAAGCCCAACACCGAGGGACCATGGGCGCAGACGGACCAACGGGGCCCTATACTTCCACAAGACAAGCAGCAATCGCCTCTCATGGTAGCGCCGTCAGGAGCACGGTACTCTGTGGACCTCGACCGCAAATACGTGACATGGATGGACTTCTCGTTTTACATCAGCTTCTCTCGTGATACCGGCGTATCAGTGTTTGATATCCGCTATAAAGGTCAGCGCGTGCTGTACGAGTTGGGTCTACAAGAGGCACTCGCCCACTATGCGGGCAACgatccaatccaatccagCGTCGCATATCTGGACTCATACTACGGCTTTGGACCGTACGCCTTTGAGCTAGTCAAAGGCTACGACTGTCCGGTCTATGCAACCTACCTCAACAGCTCCTTCTACGTTTCCGAGACAACACACACGCACATTGACAGTCTCTGTGTGTTTGAGTACGATGCCGACTATCCTATTCAGCGCCACAGCACGTCCGACTACGTCAGCAGTACGAAGAACGTATACCTCACCCTCCGATCCGTGTCCACGATCGGCAACTACGACTATATGACCAG CTACACGTTCCACATGGATGGCACGATTGGCGTCGAAGTCCGCGCCTCCGGCTACATCCAAGCCGCCTACTACGCGCACAACGAAGACTTCGGCTACCGCATCCACGATGCGTTGTCCGGCAGCATGCACGACCACGTCCTCAACTTCAAGGCCGACTTCGACATCCTCGGCGTGAACAACAGCATCGAGCTCACTACGGTGGCCCCGGTCACCCGCACCTTCACCTGGTCCGGCGGCCGCTCGCGCAACACCATGACCCTGGAACGGTCCATCCTATCGTCCGAAGACGAAGGCCGCTTCAACTGGGGCCCCAACGGGGCGACGATGATGCACGTCATCAACCAGGACGCCCGCAACCCGTACGGCGAGTACCGGGGCTACCGCGTGCTGCCGGCGGCCGGGACAGCACACCTGACGGTCCAGGACTCCAGCAACCTGGCGCACGCGGCGCACTGGGCCGAGTACGACATCCAGGTCACGCGGCAGCACGACCACGAGCCGCGCGCCGCGCACGCCTACAACAGCCAGGACATCCACAACCCGCCCGTCAACTTCGCCGAGTTCTTCGACGGCGAGCCGCTCAACCAGACCGATCTGGTCGTGTGGCTGAACCTGGGGATGCACCACGTCCCGCACACGGGCGACCTGCCGAACACGGTGTTCACGACGGCCCGCTCCGGGGTGCAGTTCACGCCGCTGAACTACCTCGCCGGGGACCCGAGCCGGCAGACGGTGAACATGGTGCGAGTGAATTATGCGAATGGGTCGGCGACGGAGGTGAAGACGTTCGGgcaggcggaggaggtctGTACGGTACCCATCACCGGGATCGGGGAGGAGCTATGGCGGTATCAGGGGGATGTAGTGGTGCGGAAATTCCCGTATAACCCGAATGATCCGTACTATGAGATGGAGGGGGATGCATGA
- a CDS encoding putative amino acid permease (amino acid transporters) gives MLAFAATSQASWEAIGASMFAGLENGGPVALIYGLILAILGSLGMALSLAELASITPVAGAQYHWTYDLAPFAPRFLSFMQGWITIIAWWANTATSPFLIGTQIKALAVQNNPSYNPKPWHTTLIIWAVLLIPLAVNIYGRRLLSAVEVIGGTIHIVFFPAVLITLIVLGSRNSSEFVWTYFENSASGWHNDGIIWSVGLLTAVYTFSGFDGVVHMAEEVKDARRTIPRSMVYSVLINGTVALGFTIGLLYTMGSLDDALNTPTGYPLLEIFYAATKSNAAASGMLMMFILPGFVALLNGLASVTRLTWAFARDEGLPFSSYFVHISSWHKIPLRALFLVSTIIVLLAVINIGSTTAFNALLSLATLGQYISYLIPIIFLLIKRIRAPQEVRWGSFRLGKWGIPLNIFVIMYGIYIVIFLPFPPNYPVTATNMNYAAPVFLAVVFFAVIDWFVRGHKCWHGPRIKVTAD, from the exons ATGCTGGCTTTTGCCGCAACTTCGCAGGCCTCCTGGGAAGCGATCGGGGCTAGCATGTTTGCGGGTTTAGAGAACGGCGGCCCTGTGGCCCTCATATATGGGTTGATTTTGGCAATTCTCGGGTCGCTGGGGATGGCTCTTTCGCTGGCCGAACTTGCGTCAAT AACCCCTGTGGCTGGAGCTCAGTACCATTGGACGTACGATCTTGCTCCGTTCGCTCCTCGATTCCTGAGTTTTATGCAAG GATGGATTACA ATCATTGCCTGGTGGGCCAATACCGCCACCTCGCCTTTCTTGATCGGAACCCAAATTAAGGCCCTTGCCGTCCAGAACAACCCGAGCTATAACCCCAAACCCTGGCACACCACTCTGATCATATGGGCGGTCTTGTTGATCCCTTTAGCCGTGAACATCTACGGTCGGCGTCTGCTGTCTGCCGTGGAAGTAATCGGTGGTACCATTCATattgttttttttcccgCCGTCCTCATCACCTTAATCGTCCTGGGCTCTCGCAACTCTTCGGAGTTCGTGTGGACCTATTTCGAGAACTCTGCCAGCGGCTGGCATAATGATGGTATCATTTGGTCGGTTGGTCTCTTGACTGCAGTCTATACATTCAGTG GTTTCGACGGAGTGGTGCACATGGCCGAGGAGGTCAAGGACGCCCGTCGGACAATTCCCCGATCTATGGTATACAGTGTCCTGATCAATGGTACTGTTGCCTTGGGATTTACCATCGGACTTTTATACACGATGGGCAGCTTGGATGACGCTCTCAACACCCCAACCGGCTATCCACTCCTTGAGATCTTCTACGCGGCCACCAAGTCGAATGCAGCTGCGTcggggatgttgatgatgttcaTCTTGCCGGGGTTTGTAGCCCTGCTCAATGGGCTGGCATCGGTTACCCGGCTGACCTGGGCGTTTGCGCGCGATGAAGGTCTTCCCTTCTCCAGCTACTTCGTACATATCTCCTCGTGGCACAAGATTCCTTTGCGTGCACTCTTCCTAGTCTCAACCATTATCGTGCTTCTTGCCGTGATCAACATCGGTTCCACCACAGCCTTCAATGCGCTCCTGTCTCTCGCAACTCTGGGCCAGTACATCTCTTACCTCATTCCCATCATTTTTCTCCTAATCAAGCGCATTCGCGCACCGCAGGAGGTGCGCTGGGGCTCATTCCGACTGGGAAAATGGGGGATCCCGCTCAACATTTTCGTGATCATGTACGGAATATACattgtcatcttcctcccgtTTCCCCCTAACTACCCAGTAACGGCGACGAACATGAACTATGCCGCACCTGTCTTTCTGGCAGTGGTGTTCTTCGCCGTTATTGATTGGTTTGTCAGGGGTCACAAATGCTGGCACGGCCCCAGGATCAAGGTGACAGCCGATTAA
- a CDS encoding mannitol dehydrogenase family protein (mannitol-1-phosphate/altronate dehydrogenases), whose protein sequence is MAPLKLNNKNLSQIAAAGETQVKVPTYKRGGDVKEGIVHVGVGGFHRAHLAVYVDQLMQKHGVTDYAICGVGLQPFDAAMRDALGSQDHLYTVIERSAKGSFAHVVGSINSYLFAPDNREAVIAKMAHPDTHIVSLTITESGYYYNENTHELQSEHPDIQFDLQPANEKSPRTTFGFLYAALARRYQQGLKPFTVMSCDNMQKNGSITRHMLESFARLRNPEIAKWIAEQGAFPNAMVDRITPQTSATDKTALADNFAIEDSWPVVTEPFMQWVIEDQFSDGRPPFEKVGAQVVKNVHDVEEFEKHKLRLLNGSHSAIGYPGQLAGFKYVHEVMENPLFSKFVWQMMQDEVKPLLPEIPGVNIDEYCKTLIERFSNPTIMDQLPRICLNASGKIPQFIMPSIAEAIWVTGPFRRLCFVAAAWFHYINGVDDSGKKFEVDDPMREELQAKARAGGTSPAELLSIKSLFGDDLRGDKRFLQEITKAMEDIARDGILKTLPKYID, encoded by the coding sequence atggctcCCCTGAAGCTCAACAACAAAAACCTGTCGCAAATTGCGGCGGCAGGTGAGACCCAAGTCAAGGTCCCAACCTACAAGCGTGGTGGCGACGTGAAGGAGGGAATTGTCCACGTCGGCGTCGGCGGCTTCCACAGAGCTCACTTGGCCGTTTATGTCGACCAGTTGATGCAGAAGCATGGTGTGACTGACTACGCGATTTGTGGTGTTGGTTTGCAGCCCTTTGACGCCGCCATGCGCGACGCCTTAGGGTCGCAGGACCACCTCTACACCGTCATTGAGCGTTCGGCCAAGGGCAGCTTTGCCCATGTTGTTGGGAGCATCAATTCCTATCTCTTTGCCCCCGATAACCGCGAGGCCGTCATCGCCAAGATGGCGCACCCGGATACCCACATTGTGTCGCTCACTATCACCGAGAGCGGTTACTACTACAACGAGAACACACACGAGCTCCAAAGTGAGCACCCTGACATTCAGTTCGACCTCCAACCAGCGAACGAGAAGTCCCCGCGCACCACGTTCGGCTTCCTCTATGCCGCTCTGGCACGCCGCTACCAGCAAGGGCTCAAGCCCTTTACCGTCATGTCGTGTGACAACATGCAGAAGAACGGTTCCATCACTCGCCACATGCTCGAGTCCTTTGCGCGCCTGCGCAACCCCGAGATCGCGAAGTGGATTGCCGAACAGGGCGCCTTCCCCAACGCCATGGTCGACCGTATCACCCCTCAGACATCCGCCACCGATAAAACGGCACTCGCAGACAACTTTGCCATCGAGGACTCGTGGCCCGTCGTCACAGAGCCCTTTATGCAGTGGGTAATTGAGGATCAGTTCTCCGATGGCCGCCCACCATTCGAGAAGGTTGGTGCCCAGGTGGTCAAGAATGTCCATGACGTCGAGGAATTCGAGAAGCACAAGCTGCGCCTGCTCAACGGCAGCCACTCGGCCATCGGCTACCCAGGGCAGCTGGCCGGCTTCAAATATGTCCACGAGGTGATGGAGAACCCACTGTTCAGCAAGTTTGTGTGGCAAATGATGCAGGACGAGGTGAAGCCGTTGTTGCCCGAGATCCCGGGCGTCAACATTGATGAGTATTGCAAGACGCTCATCGAGCGCTTCTCCAACCCCACCATCATGGACCAACTGCCCCGCATCTGCCTCAACGCTTCGGGCAAGATCCCACAATTTATCATGCCTTCGATTGCTGAGGCGATCTGGGTTACTGGCCCATTCCGCCGCCTGTGTTTCGTTGCGGCTGCCTGGTTCCATTACATTAACGGCGTCGACGACAGCGGCAAGAAGTTCGAGGTCGACGACCCGATGCGCGAGGAGCTCCAGGCCAAGGCTCGCGCAGGAGGCACCAGCCCGGCCGAGCTCCTCAGCATCAAGAGCCTGTTCGGTGACGACTTGCGCGGCGACAAGAGGTTCCTCCAGGAAATCACCAAAGCGATGGAGGACATCGCCCGGGACGGCATCCTGAAGACGCTTCCCAAGTACATTGACTAA
- a CDS encoding uncharacterized protein (predicted protein) — protein sequence MTPFQNQPVPVQQQGQNHVNGQPNMAAQFPHHGNRPMTQVDMTALQVLNTFYATRAQQLVPDTMAQQQAGMAAPPRQGVNSANVSGAQQAPGTMAQPPTGMAAPHGKSVNLINGIVQQQVPSTMVPLQAGIAGPYGPPVYPINAVPQQEVHGTMVPLQTGIAPQYQHGTHLPPSQGLQFSPQQHARMVQIKEERMKEAQLLEQNVMAKVNQKVAEVNQKNEMLHQKIEEVCQENKQLRQGMQSFKRRTERRMCNRIKGVEKRAVERITHDVQQKINLWLQSSEAVRSPGLQAEIKELTSALSKAERRIQDLEGWAVLGRRFLYEVFFSEPQGYVEEES from the coding sequence ATGACACCATTTCAGAACCAGCCCGTTCCCGTGCAGCAACAAGGACAAAACCATGTTAATGGCCAACCCAACATGGCTGCACAGTTTCCACATCATGGAAACCGTCCAATGACACAGGTTGATATGACCGCCCTACAGGTACTCAATACATTCTATGCCACACGAGCACAACAGCTAGTGCCTGATACAATGGCCCAGCAGCAGGCTGGAATGGCTGCCCCGCCCAGGCAGGGAGTCAATTCAGCCAACGTCTCTGGGGCACAACAAGCGCCTGGCACGATGGCCCAGCCACCGACTGGGATGGCCGCGCCACACGGGAAGTCAGTTAATCTTATCAATGGCATAGTACAACAACAAGTACCTAGTACAATGGTCCCGCTGCAGGCTGGGATCGCAGGGCCATACGGGCCGCCAGTCTATCCAATCAATGCCGTACCACAACAAGAAGTACATGGTACAATGGTCCCGCTGCAGACTGGGATCGCACCTCAGTATCAGCATGGGACGCATCTTCCACCATCGCAAGGACTACAATTCTCCCCACAACAACATGCCAGGATGGTGCagatcaaggaagaaagaatgaaagaagcaCAACTATTAGAACAGAATGTGATGGCAAAGGTCAACCAGAAGGTGGCAGAGGTCAACCAGAAGAACGAAATGCTCCACCAAAAGATCGAAGAGGTCTGCCAGGAGAACAAACAGCTCCGCCAGGGAATGCAGAGCTTTAAAAGACGGACTGAACGAAGAATGTGCAACAGAATTAAGGGAGTTGAAAAACGGGCTGTAGAGAGAATTACCCACGATGTTCAGCAAAAGATCAATCTGTGGCTCCAATCGTCGGAGGCGGTCAGATCCCCAGGGTTGCAGGCCGAGATCAAAGAGCTGACCAGCGCACTGAGCAAGGCTGAGCGACGGATTCAAGACCTTGAAGGATGGGCAGTCCTTGGGAGGAGATTCCTCTATGAAGTATTTTTTTCCGAGCCACAAGGGTATGTCGAGGAAGAGAGCTAA